A single window of Vibrio gazogenes DNA harbors:
- the nagC gene encoding DNA-binding transcriptional regulator NagC: MNDTQKGNVDLVKQLNSAAVYRLIDQQGPISRIQVADISQLAPASVTKITRQLLEKGLIKEVAQQASTGGRRAISLETEVLPFHSVAVRLGRDYIQISLYDLGGNEIVSDYHEFQYLHQKELIEGLIHYIRHFIREKQTYIQQLIAIGVVLPGLVNPETGVVEYMHNVDVDELAMGDIIRNHFGVECFIGNDIRGLALAEHYFGSSQDCQDSILISVGRGTGAGMIVNGRIFLGFNRNVGEIGHIQIDPLGAQCQCGNFGCLETVASNPAIVQRVRQFLDQGYQSTLAELEQITINDICDHANRGDELARQTLIKVGDHLGKAVAITVNLFNPQKIIIAGDITMAQDLIFPAIERNVQNQSLKAFHKNLPIVASQVYKQPPIAAFAMIKRAMLNGVLLQKLLEE, translated from the coding sequence ATGAATGATACGCAAAAAGGTAATGTAGATTTAGTCAAACAACTTAATAGTGCCGCTGTGTATCGGCTCATCGATCAACAGGGCCCTATTTCTCGCATTCAGGTTGCAGATATCAGTCAGTTAGCACCTGCCAGTGTCACTAAAATCACCCGTCAACTATTGGAAAAAGGCCTGATTAAAGAAGTCGCACAGCAGGCATCGACAGGCGGACGCCGGGCCATCTCTCTTGAAACTGAAGTGCTTCCTTTTCATTCTGTCGCTGTCAGGTTAGGCCGCGATTACATTCAGATCAGTCTTTATGATCTGGGCGGAAATGAAATTGTTTCCGATTATCATGAATTTCAATATCTGCACCAAAAAGAACTCATTGAAGGGTTAATTCATTACATTCGTCACTTCATCCGAGAGAAACAAACTTATATTCAGCAATTGATTGCGATTGGTGTCGTTCTCCCCGGTCTGGTTAACCCGGAAACTGGCGTGGTTGAATATATGCACAATGTCGATGTTGATGAACTCGCGATGGGAGATATCATCAGGAATCACTTTGGTGTCGAATGTTTTATCGGCAACGATATCCGCGGGCTTGCCCTCGCAGAACACTATTTCGGCTCAAGTCAGGACTGTCAGGATTCGATTTTAATCAGTGTCGGGCGAGGAACTGGGGCGGGGATGATTGTCAATGGTCGAATTTTTCTCGGGTTTAACCGAAATGTCGGAGAAATTGGGCATATTCAGATCGATCCATTGGGAGCACAGTGTCAATGCGGTAACTTCGGATGCTTGGAAACGGTAGCCTCCAACCCAGCAATCGTTCAACGGGTCAGACAGTTTCTTGACCAAGGCTATCAGTCAACACTTGCTGAATTGGAGCAGATTACAATTAACGATATTTGTGATCATGCCAATCGGGGGGATGAACTGGCGCGCCAAACTTTGATAAAAGTGGGTGATCATTTAGGTAAGGCTGTCGCGATTACAGTCAACTTGTTTAATCCGCAAAAAATCATCATCGCAGGTGATATTACAATGGCACAAGATTTGATCTTTCCGGCTATCGAACGCAATGTACAGAATCAATCGCTGAAAGCATTCCATAAAAACCTTCCCATTGTGGCTTCGCAGGTTTATAAACAACCACCGATTGCTGCATTTGCCATGATTAAGCGGGCAATGCTGAATGGGGTTTTACTCCAAAAACTTCTCGAAGAGTAA